A single genomic interval of Drosophila virilis strain 15010-1051.87 chromosome 2, Dvir_AGI_RSII-ME, whole genome shotgun sequence harbors:
- the gfzf gene encoding uncharacterized protein gfzf isoform X1: MEEQTDMDLSKVYVVRSAKGVDMLCVDDYLYHFDRIGKNNTYRWLCNRRKDKVTPCRSRISTIVPNTMDKTTHVVVDVIQEHVHPRCSDHEITKVSQRKRLSNMKMNDAYSTTQPKRARLYERATAGLNPPEWISTSRDSESLQYSFQLDFEDRDRVYMLRRRDGRVMVCIDGHLYYLAGKSYKGDMYRWTCVRKRDIECTAWICTEATLAGAHRLHVMESDAHIHPHYSADKLMQMFARHQILLVDDEQTVEVLQECPNLEYFDPELSLESQMKGDDVASIIIEDCEENYEVYMNMDGVDTSESVQPVQQQDQPQHDDETKWPNAADIIDNYVSPPNYDPLTETDLTKFTFLPSAKGRKVLCLDRHLFHFDSQSRANGHMFFTCIMRRDKQQSCHVRVTLDPVEQGPQVLRINGEHTHKPDLQEILRRISQQKKQEKLHAMEKRGGNLKTVGRQSLGNEEVEFESQDEVETEEEGETLTEQEGKYEKPKDQSPPSNVVMKKVIGIDGIKMEPEEAKAASMIVEYMDDGADNISAKIEILPNDLEVIEPITATPKPQLTNLRKRRTNTVPTSNNTQLTATPSDMDLTKICTLRSAKGSEMLCVDGYIYHAKNRGLISRNYWVCIKSRDPEINCKSRISTATQKDGSIRVLRVYNSHSHPFSEDDIKRRLFNEINKKNNKKLKFRPLHFIGKSLEQIKQEYGDLSVEQLNVSNLTDGIVVHKKPRNSAGSSSHNSSSTSTTRAKGEDILNADVAKQKLQAEEQEQQHYEEDVVVEEEEDHEHAGIPDEGQFMTVEEDNTDAIIEVVEEVTDMENYGSIEPIYTMKLYAVSDGPPSLAVRMTLKALDIQYQLINVDFCALEHRTADYAKMNPQKEIPVLDDDGFHLSESIAIMQYLCDKYAPLSTLYPEEPNERALVNQRLCFNMSFYYAPISAHSMAPIFFDYERTPMSLKKVENALDVYETYLQRLGTKYAASDNLTIADFALVSSTLCLEAIDFDLSPYPLVQKWYSTFKAEYPELWQIANSGMQEINAFEHNPPDLSQMEHPFHPTRKNKA, encoded by the exons ATGGAGGAGCAAACGGACATGGACTTGTCCAAAGTGTATGTGGTACGCTCCGCTAAGGGCGTAGATATGCTTTGCGTGGATGATTATCTTTATCATTTCGATCGCAttggcaaaaacaacacaTATCGTTGGCTATGCAATCGGCGGAAGGATAAAGTGACGCCGTGTCGATCCCGCATCTCCACCATAGTGCCAAACACAATGGACAAGACGACGCACGTTGTGGTCGATGTTATTCAGGAGCATGTGCATCCACGCTGCAGCGATCACGAAATAACAAAAGTCTCCCAACGCAAGCGTCTATCCAACATGAAAATGAACGATGCCTACAGCACCACCCAGCCAAAGCGCGCCCGCCTATACGAGCGCGCTACGGCGGGCCTTAATCCACCCGAATGGATATCCACAAGCAGAGACAGCGAATCACTTCAATATTCCTTTCAACTGGACTTTGAG GACAGAGATCGGGTTTACATGCTGCGGCGTCGCGATGGACGCGTCATGGTCTGCATAGACGGGCATCTCTACTATCTGGCGGGCAAGTCGTACAAGGGTGACATGTACCGATGGACGTGTGTGCGCAAGCGGGACATTGAATGCACCGCCTGGATCTGCACGGAGGCGACGCTAGCCGGTGCACATCGTTTGCATGTTATGGAATCGGATGCGCACATACATCCACACTATTCGGCGGACAAGTTaatgcaaatgtttgccaGACATCAGATTCTTTTGGTGGACGATGAGCAAACAGTGGAAGTGCTTCAGGAGTGCCCCAATTTGGAGTACTTTGACCCCGAGCTGAGTTTAGAGTCGCAGATGAAAGGTGACGATGTCGCCTCAATTATCATAGAAGATTGCGAGGAAAACTATGAGGTGTACATGAACATGGATGGCGTAGACACCTCCGAGTCTGTGCAGCCCGTTCAGCAGCAGGATCAGCCCCAACACGATGACGAGACTAAATGGCCCAATGCAGCTGATATCATTGACAACTATGTGTCACCACCCAACTATGATCCGCTAACCGAAACCGATCTGACCAAGTTCACGTTCCTGCCCTCGGCCAAGGGTCGCAAGGTGCTATGCTTGGATCGGCATCTATTTCACTTCGACTCGCAGAGCCGGGCAAATGGCCACATGTTCTTCACGTGCATCATGCGGCGCGACAAACAGCAAAGCTGTCACGTTCGCGTTACATTAGATCCTGTCGAGCAGGGGCCACAGGTGTTGCGCATCAATGGCGAGCATACGCACAAGCCCGATCTGCAGGAGATACTGCGGCGCATTAGTCAGCAGAAGAAGCAAGAAAAACTGCATGCAATGGAGAAGCGAGGAGGCAATCTAAAAACGGTTGGGAGGCAGTCACTTGGCAATGAGGAAGTTGAGTTTGAGAGTCAGGACGAGGTGGAAACAGAGGAGGAGGGAGAGACACTTACAGAACAGGAAGGCAAATATGAGAAACCGAAAGACCAGTCACCACCATCCAACGTGGTTATGAAAAAGGTCATTGGCATTGATGGCATCAAAATGGAGCCCGAAGAAGCCAAGGCGGCTTCAATGATTGTCGAGTATATGGACGATGGCGCCGACAACATCAGCGCCAAAATTGAAATACTCCCCAATGATTTGGAGGTCATCGAGCCCATCACAGCGACACCCAAGCCGCAACTGACCAATTTACGTAAGCGTCGCACCAACACAGTGCCCACAAGCAACAATACGCAGCTGACAGCAACGCCTTCGGACATGGATCTGACCAAAATCTGCACACTACGCTCGGCGAAGGGCAGCGAGATGCTTTGCGTGGATGGTTACATCTATCATGCCAAGAATCGCGGCCTCATTTCACGCAATTATTGGGTGTGCATCAAGAGTCGCGATCCGGAGATCAATTGCAAAAGCCGCATATCGACGGCGACACAAAAAGACGGCTCCATACGCGTTCTGCGCGTCTACAACAGCCATAGTCATCCGTTCAGCGAGGACGATATTAAACGACGACTCTTTAACGAGatcaacaagaagaacaataAAAAGCTCAAGTTCCGACCACTGCACTTCATTGGCAAGTCTCTGGAGCAAATCAAACAGGAATACGGCGACCTATCTGTCGAACAGCTCAACGTTTCCAATCTCACCGACGGCATTGTGGTCCATAAGAAGCCACGCAACAgtgcaggcagcagcagtcacaacagcagcagcacatccACAACAAGAGCGAAAGGGGAAGATATCCTAAATGCAGATGTGGCCAAGCAGAAGTTGCAAGCAGAAgagcaggagcaacagcacTATGAGGAGGACGTAGTCGTCGAGGAGGAAGAGGATCACGAGCATGCAGGCATACCTGACGAAGGGCAGTTCATGACTGTGGAGGAGGACAACACGGATGCAATTATCGAGGTGGTCGAGGAAGTGACCGATATGGAAAACTATGGCAGCATTGA ACCCATTTACACGATGAAGCTGTACGCCGTATCCGATGGTCCGCCCTCGCTGGCCGTGCGAATGACCCTCAAGGCCCTGGACATTCAATATCAGCTAATCAATGTGGACTTTTGTGCGCTGGAGCACCGCACAGCGGACTATGCCAAG ATGAATCCACAAAAGGAGATACCTGTGCTGGACGACGATGGCTTCCATCTGTCCGAGAGCATTGCTATTATGCAATACTTGTGCGACAAGTATGCGCCGCTATCGACGCTATATCCAGAGGAGCCCAACGAACGGGCGCTGGTCAATCAACGTTTGTGCTTCAACATGAGCTTCTACTATGCCCCAATCTCGGCGCATAGCATGGCCCCCATATTCTTCGACTACGAGCGCACGCCCATGTCTCTGAAGAAGGTGGAGAATGCGCTCGATGTGTATGAGACGTATCTGCAGCGCTTGGGCACCAAATATGCAGCCAGTGACAATCTTACCATTGCAGACTTTGCATTGGTATCGTCTACACTGTGCCTGGAAGCCATTGACTTTGATTTATCGCCGTATCCGCTGGTACAGAAATGGTATTCCACCTTTAAGGCGGAGTATCCAGAGCTTTGGCAAATTGCCAACAGCGGCATGCAAGAGATCAATGCATTTGAGCACAATCCGCCGGATCTTTCCCAAATGGAACACCCATTTCATCCAACGCGCAAGAACAAGGCATGA
- the gfzf gene encoding glutathione S-transferase 1-1 isoform X2: MKLYAVSDGPPSLAVRMTLKALDIQYQLINVDFCALEHRTADYAKMNPQKEIPVLDDDGFHLSESIAIMQYLCDKYAPLSTLYPEEPNERALVNQRLCFNMSFYYAPISAHSMAPIFFDYERTPMSLKKVENALDVYETYLQRLGTKYAASDNLTIADFALVSSTLCLEAIDFDLSPYPLVQKWYSTFKAEYPELWQIANSGMQEINAFEHNPPDLSQMEHPFHPTRKNKA; encoded by the exons ATGAAGCTGTACGCCGTATCCGATGGTCCGCCCTCGCTGGCCGTGCGAATGACCCTCAAGGCCCTGGACATTCAATATCAGCTAATCAATGTGGACTTTTGTGCGCTGGAGCACCGCACAGCGGACTATGCCAAG ATGAATCCACAAAAGGAGATACCTGTGCTGGACGACGATGGCTTCCATCTGTCCGAGAGCATTGCTATTATGCAATACTTGTGCGACAAGTATGCGCCGCTATCGACGCTATATCCAGAGGAGCCCAACGAACGGGCGCTGGTCAATCAACGTTTGTGCTTCAACATGAGCTTCTACTATGCCCCAATCTCGGCGCATAGCATGGCCCCCATATTCTTCGACTACGAGCGCACGCCCATGTCTCTGAAGAAGGTGGAGAATGCGCTCGATGTGTATGAGACGTATCTGCAGCGCTTGGGCACCAAATATGCAGCCAGTGACAATCTTACCATTGCAGACTTTGCATTGGTATCGTCTACACTGTGCCTGGAAGCCATTGACTTTGATTTATCGCCGTATCCGCTGGTACAGAAATGGTATTCCACCTTTAAGGCGGAGTATCCAGAGCTTTGGCAAATTGCCAACAGCGGCATGCAAGAGATCAATGCATTTGAGCACAATCCGCCGGATCTTTCCCAAATGGAACACCCATTTCATCCAACGCGCAAGAACAAGGCATGA
- the Fer1 gene encoding pancreas transcription factor 1 subunit alpha isoform X2 — protein MFSMDNFDLEATMARHFFEGSQATNASNSSSEYYFGDEHSSESDDDDDAYSSGFNSDQENNEKTRRSHKPRRLKCASQMAQQRQAANLRERRRMQSINEAFEGLRTHIPTLPYEKRLSKVDTLKLAISYITFLSEMVKKDKNGNEAGLSLQRNYQKEPPKKIILKDRTGGMSHSLSWYRKGDRYPGSKLYARTWTPDDPNGAANQHPAQPLYANNNAKGSISSNSSQNHNSNQSSEDFNISGADISDAGAAASIFGSGGGL, from the exons atgttttccatGGACAATTTCGACTTGGAGGCCACCATGGCTCGGCATTTCTTTGAGGGATCGCAGGCGACCAACGCCTCGAACTCCAGCTCCGAGTACTACTTTGGCGACGAGCACAGCTCGGAGagcgacgacgatgacgatgcgTACAGCAGCGGCTTCAACAGTGACCAGGAGAACAACGAGAAGAC CCGGCGCAGTCATAAGCCGCGCCGCTTGAAGTGCGCCTCCCAGATGGCCCAGCAGCGGCAGGCGGCGAATCTTAGGGAGCGACGACGAATGCAGAGCATCAATGAGGCATTCGAGGGTCTGCGTACCCATATACCAACATTGCCCTACGAGAAACGTCTCAGCAAG GTCGATACGCTAAAGCTGGCCATTAGTTATATAACCTTTCTGAGCGAAATGGTCAAGAAGGACAAGAACGGCAATGAAGCTGGGCTCAGCTTGCAGCGCAACTACCAAAAGGAGCCGCCCAAGAAAATCATTCTCAAGGATCGCA CCGGCGGCATGTCGCATTCCCTATCGTGGTATCGCAAGGGCGATCGCTATCCGGGCAGCAAGCTTTACGCACGGACCTGGACACCAGACGATCCCAATGGAGCAGCCAACCAACATCCAGCTCAGCCGTTGTATGCCAACAATAATGCAAAGGGCAGCATCAGCtcaaactcgagtcaaaatcaCAACAGCAATCAGAGCAGCGAGGACTTCAATATCAGTGGAGCAGATATAAGCGATGCCGGTGCCGCAGCGAGCATCTTTGGCAGCGGAGGTGGTCTTTAA
- the Fer1 gene encoding pancreas transcription factor 1 subunit alpha isoform X1 has product MFSMDNFDLEATMARHFFEGSQATNASNSSSEYYFGDEHSSESDDDDDAYSSGFNSDQENNEKTYSLFSRRSHKPRRLKCASQMAQQRQAANLRERRRMQSINEAFEGLRTHIPTLPYEKRLSKVDTLKLAISYITFLSEMVKKDKNGNEAGLSLQRNYQKEPPKKIILKDRTGGMSHSLSWYRKGDRYPGSKLYARTWTPDDPNGAANQHPAQPLYANNNAKGSISSNSSQNHNSNQSSEDFNISGADISDAGAAASIFGSGGGL; this is encoded by the exons atgttttccatGGACAATTTCGACTTGGAGGCCACCATGGCTCGGCATTTCTTTGAGGGATCGCAGGCGACCAACGCCTCGAACTCCAGCTCCGAGTACTACTTTGGCGACGAGCACAGCTCGGAGagcgacgacgatgacgatgcgTACAGCAGCGGCTTCAACAGTGACCAGGAGAACAACGAGAAGAC CTACTCTCTGTTTAGCCGGCGCAGTCATAAGCCGCGCCGCTTGAAGTGCGCCTCCCAGATGGCCCAGCAGCGGCAGGCGGCGAATCTTAGGGAGCGACGACGAATGCAGAGCATCAATGAGGCATTCGAGGGTCTGCGTACCCATATACCAACATTGCCCTACGAGAAACGTCTCAGCAAG GTCGATACGCTAAAGCTGGCCATTAGTTATATAACCTTTCTGAGCGAAATGGTCAAGAAGGACAAGAACGGCAATGAAGCTGGGCTCAGCTTGCAGCGCAACTACCAAAAGGAGCCGCCCAAGAAAATCATTCTCAAGGATCGCA CCGGCGGCATGTCGCATTCCCTATCGTGGTATCGCAAGGGCGATCGCTATCCGGGCAGCAAGCTTTACGCACGGACCTGGACACCAGACGATCCCAATGGAGCAGCCAACCAACATCCAGCTCAGCCGTTGTATGCCAACAATAATGCAAAGGGCAGCATCAGCtcaaactcgagtcaaaatcaCAACAGCAATCAGAGCAGCGAGGACTTCAATATCAGTGGAGCAGATATAAGCGATGCCGGTGCCGCAGCGAGCATCTTTGGCAGCGGAGGTGGTCTTTAA
- the LOC6630794 gene encoding uncharacterized protein has protein sequence MRAQNGKLWSTLHEGKYEVCSLAREDLEEALNVLDDSFFINESVCIACEINLPQNTQARQELRELCRITAQDGVSLIMRHVESCRIVAVSFNKLQFAPPPGEDNFFVKFYNEQVKSPQAKSLMNYMITMDSKIDVFAEYNLDCVCELMFLATLPEFRRLGLGRALVESTVQLTRELGQGRGLQDVAKELQDKRPAAVTALWTSVYTQKIGNAVGFMVLNTVPFNEFEFNGKRFNERIGPEHEFSQQAMYKL, from the exons ATGCGAGCCCAGAACGGCAAACTTTGGTCAACTTTGCACGAAG GCAAGTATGAAGTCTGCAGTCTGGCTAGGGAGGATTTGGAGGAAGCCCttaat GTGCTGGACGACTCGTTCTTTATCAATGAATCAGTTTGCATCGCCTGTGAAATAAACTTGCCGCAAAATACGCAGGCGCGTCAAGAGTTGCGAGAGCTATGCCGTATCACTGCACAGGATGGAGTTTCCTTAATTATGAGACACGTGGAAAGCTGTCGGATTGTTGCCGTTTCCTTTAACAAGTTGCAG TTCGCTCCTCCGCCTGGCGAGGATAATTTCTTTGTTAAGTTCTACAATGAGCAAGTGAAAAGTCCTCAGGCTAAAAGCCTCATGAATTATATGATTACGATGGACTCAAAGATCGACGTGTTTGCCGAATACAACCTGGATTGCGTATGTGAACTTATGTTTTTGGCCACTTTGCCGGAATTTCGGCGCCTGGGACTTGGTCGCGCTCTTGTTGAATCCACCGTTCAACTGACTCGTGAACTTGGGCAGGGTCGTGGCTTGCAGGATGTGGCAAAGGAATTGCAGGATAAACGTCCTGCGGCGGTCACTGCACTCTGGACCTCCGTCTACACACAAAAAATTGGCAATGCTGTGGGTTTTATGGTGCTGAACACAGTACCTTTCAatgagtttgaatttaatgGCAAACGCTTTAATGAGCGTATTGGACCCGAGCATGAATTTAGTCAACAAGCTATGTACAAATTGTAA
- the LOC6630793 gene encoding ELMO domain-containing protein 2: MLDIRFARTFLYRKMFILDKILPFIFSYIRPFIKWFLHAFTRLSELQRICYGAKAGTPRCRQIERSLMQSNQPEIKTMLRELDEAAPYASDRELLYFAPRAVKVVSHVKRIKSNVHPDFGRLFGNCVTTIWGYKRLMHQVEQLRAEPYDSENPEHEQKLMRLWQLLMPETPLTGRISKQWQDIGFQGDDPKTDFRGMGMLGLENLLYFASAYNDAAKHVLLHSMHPTVGYTYAIVGINLTALAFNLLRTGAAKTHFYNQVALHKQNFSTLEDFHKLYCYLFFEFDRFWMDSSPRNIMDFREVYQAFEITKLEALHNDNTIFKTNLVVESV; this comes from the exons ATGCTAGACATTCGCTTTGCACGAACATTTTTATATCGCAAAATGTTTATACTGGACAAAATTCTGCCGTTTATCTTTAGCTATATACGACCGTTCATTAAGTGGTTCCTACATGCGTTTACCCGCCTCTCCGAGCTCCAGCGAATATGCTACGGAGCAAAAGCAGGCACGCCGAGATGCCGCCAAATCGAACGTTCCCTCATGCAGTCGAATCAGCCGGAAATAAAGACCATGTTACGAGAACTGGACGAGGCGGCGCCCTATGCTAGCGACAGAGAGTTGCTCTACTTTG CTCCCCGCGCCGTTAAAGTTGTTTCGCATGTTAAACGTATTAAGAGTAATGTGCATCCGGATTTCGGTAGGCTCTTTGGCAATTGCGTTACCACCATTTGGGGCTATAAACGTCTAATGCATCAGGTGGAGCAGCTGCGTGCCGAGCCATATGACTCGGAGAATCCGGAGCACGAGCAGAAGCTAATGCGGCTGTGGCAGCTACTGATGCCCGAGACGCCGTTGACAGGTCGCATATCCAAGCAGTGGCAGGACATTGGCTTCCAGGGGGACGATCCCAAAACGGACTTTCGTGGCATGGGCATGTTGGGCCTAGAGAATCTCTTGTACTTTGCCAGCGCCTACAATGACGCCGCCAAGCATGTGCTGCTGCACTCAATGCATCCCACTGTGGGCTATACCTATGCCATTGTTGGCATCAATCTCACCGCCCTAGCATTCAATTTGCTGCGCACGGGCGCGGCCAAGACGCACTTTTACAATCAGGTGGCGCTGCATAAGCAAAACTTCAGCACGCTCGAGGATTTCCACAAATTGTATTGTTACCTGTTCTTTGAATTCGATCGCTTCTGGATGGACAGCTCGCCGCGCAACATAATGGACTTCCGAGAGGTATATCAGGCCTTCGAGATAACCAAGCTCGAAGCGCTGCACAATGACAACACAATATTCAAAACGAATCTGGTCGTGGAGTCTGTCTAA